From Lolium perenne isolate Kyuss_39 chromosome 5, Kyuss_2.0, whole genome shotgun sequence, a single genomic window includes:
- the LOC127299179 gene encoding protein rough sheath 2, protein MESSSSMKERQRWRPEEDAVLRSYVRQYGPREWNLVAQRMNVALDRDAKSCLERWKNYLRPGIKKGSLTDDEQRLVIRLQAKHGNKWKKIAAEVPGRTAKRLGKWWEVFKEKQQREIRDSRRPNPEPSPDERGRYEWLLENFAEKLVKERQQLVGVGGDHHPLMAAPMLPPWMSSANGGAAVAPAPPTPSPSVTLSLASAVAAPPAPSAPWMPQQQMMDDGGAAFGYGRPPPPSTAMMAEAPPPPLAELAECCRELDEGHRAWAAHRKEAAWRLKRVELQLESERACRRREAAEEFEAKMRALWEEQAAAAERLEAEYRDKVAGLRRDAELKEQKMAEQWAAKHARLTKFLEQVGSSCRRWSPGDMNGR, encoded by the coding sequence atggagtcgtcgtcgtcgatgaAGGAGCGTCAGCGGTGGCGGCCTGAGGAAGACGCCGTCCTCCGCTCCTACGTCCGGCAGTATGGCCCCCGGGAGTGGAACCTGGTGGCGCAGCGGATGAACGTGGCCCTGGACCGCGACGCCAAGTCCTGCCTGGAGCGCTGGAAGAACTACCTCCGCCCCGGGATCAAGAAGGGCTCCCTCACCGACGACGAGCAGCGCCTCGTCATCCGCCTCCAGGCCAAGCACGGCAACAAGTGGAAGAAGATCGCCGCCGAGGTGCCGGGGCGCACCGCCAAGCGGCTCGGCAAGTGGTGGGAGGTGTTCAAGGagaagcagcagcgggagatcagGGACAGCCGCCGCCCCAACCCGGAGCCCAGCCCCGACGAGAGGGGAAGGTACGAGTGGCTGCTCGAGAACTTCGCCGAGAAGCTCGTCAAGGAGAGGCAGCAGCTGGTTGGAGTTGGCGGTGACCACCACCCCCTCATGGCCGCCCCCATGCTGCCGCCATGGATGTCGTCCGCAAACGGCGGCGCGGCCGTCGCTCCGGCCCCGCCGACGCCCTCGCCGTCCGTCACGCTCAGTCTAGCGTCCGCGGTCGCCGCGCCCCCGGCCCCATCCGCGCCGTGGATGCCGCAGCAGCAGATGATGGACGACGGCGGCGCCGCGTTCGGGTACGGTAGGCCGCCACCGCCTTCCACTGCCATGATGGCGGAAGCTCCTCCCCCTCCTCTAGCGGAGCTGGCCGAGTGCTGCCGGGAGCTGGACGAGGGGCACCGCGCGTGGGCGGCGCACCGGAAGGAGGCGGCGTGGCGGCTCAAGCGCGTGGAGCTGCAGCTGGAGTCGGAGCGCGCGTGCCGGCGGCGCGAGGCTGCGGAGGAGTTCGAGGCCAAGATGCGCGCGCTGTGGGAGGAGCAGGCGGCCGCCGCGGAGCGCCTGGAGGCGGAGTACCGGGACAAGGTGGCCGGGCTCCGGCGCGACGCTGAGCTCAAGGAGCAGAAGATGGCCGAGCAGTGGGCGGCCAAGCACGCGCGCCTCACCAAGTTCCTCGAGCAGGTCGGCTCCTCCTGCCGCCGCTGGTCGCCCGGCGACATGAACGGCCGGTGA